In Polaribacter sp. L3A8, a genomic segment contains:
- a CDS encoding DUF2339 domain-containing protein, giving the protein MEIVLLVFIIIYLLITNKSISTKLKGLQTSVFQLDDKLRYLQQQLTSKEATLKKKTVSKKEEGYLEKEEIIVVADEKTTIIVPETPKIEKPIFSSDAKKEPILADIKTIKKEVKKQEKAIPKKSWLASFKEKNPDLEKFIGENLINKIGVLILVLGISFFVKFAIDKDWINEPARVGIGVLCGSLIMMIAHKLKKNYASFSSVLVAGAISVFYLTIYIAFHEYQLFSQSVAFSIMAIITAFSALVSVSYNRQELAVLSLIGGFAAPFMLSTGEGNYVVLFSYIAILNLGILAISYFKKWKIATILDFVFTYILFGGWCFLNIYKGSFEHLGALTFATIFYFIFSIIIVLNNLKNKGVFSKIEYFILIANTFIFFGIGMLILKDLESNFTGLFTLLLAVYNVAYATILYKKFGLDKNAIYILIGLALTFVTLTIPIQFNGNQITLFWAAEVVLLFWLSQKSKIESFKLGAIIVQVLSIISLLLDWDLYGNSEELSVIINPVFIAGFVVSASLFLTYWLLKKEGNIVTKYFTLKINIYKTIVFIAFVLVTYFTGVLETNYQAHQFLENTSSAISFPVTYHFVFVALLLFFTSKLKKNNLEKAVLLLSCISIFFYILKFYKLPIDELAENNAFSLHSNYAFYLHYIILATLIYFGVQLFKKTSTIFNIKPKHGKWLPWVFVFAIVYTLSNEVMVHGIHFSSPIETVTDIEAQGNEYVKHSIIEKRIDAKQDQIIKIGYPILWGVFSFIFLIIGIKKQWKNLRIIALSLLGITIIKLFAYDIKNVSETGKIIAFILLGVLILIISFVYQKIKKLVNDESPEDEKI; this is encoded by the coding sequence ATGGAAATAGTATTACTTGTTTTTATCATCATCTATTTACTTATTACAAACAAAAGTATAAGTACTAAACTAAAAGGGCTACAAACTTCTGTTTTTCAATTAGATGATAAGCTTCGTTATTTACAACAGCAATTAACTTCTAAAGAAGCAACATTAAAGAAAAAAACAGTTTCTAAAAAAGAGGAAGGATATTTAGAAAAAGAAGAAATAATAGTTGTAGCAGATGAAAAGACGACCATTATTGTTCCTGAAACTCCAAAAATAGAAAAACCTATTTTTAGTAGTGATGCCAAAAAAGAACCAATTTTAGCGGATATAAAAACAATTAAAAAAGAAGTTAAAAAGCAAGAAAAAGCGATTCCTAAAAAGTCTTGGTTAGCATCTTTTAAAGAGAAAAACCCAGATTTAGAGAAGTTTATTGGTGAGAATTTAATTAATAAAATAGGAGTTTTAATTCTTGTTTTAGGTATTAGTTTCTTTGTAAAATTTGCAATTGATAAAGATTGGATTAATGAACCTGCTAGAGTAGGAATTGGTGTTTTATGTGGATCTTTAATTATGATGATTGCACATAAACTAAAGAAAAATTATGCTTCTTTTAGTTCTGTTTTAGTAGCCGGAGCAATTAGTGTTTTTTACCTTACTATTTATATTGCTTTTCATGAATACCAATTATTTAGTCAGTCAGTTGCCTTTTCTATTATGGCAATAATAACGGCTTTTAGTGCATTGGTTTCTGTTTCTTATAACAGGCAAGAATTAGCCGTTTTATCTTTAATTGGTGGTTTTGCAGCACCATTTATGTTAAGTACGGGCGAAGGAAATTATGTAGTATTGTTTAGTTACATCGCTATTTTAAATTTAGGAATTCTTGCAATATCTTATTTTAAAAAGTGGAAAATAGCAACCATATTAGATTTTGTTTTTACGTACATTTTATTTGGCGGTTGGTGTTTCTTAAACATCTACAAAGGCAGTTTCGAACACTTAGGTGCATTAACTTTTGCAACCATATTTTACTTTATATTTAGCATTATCATTGTTTTAAATAACTTAAAAAACAAAGGTGTCTTCTCTAAAATTGAATATTTTATTTTAATAGCAAACACCTTTATTTTCTTCGGAATTGGAATGCTAATTCTAAAAGATTTAGAGTCTAACTTTACAGGGTTATTCACCTTATTATTGGCTGTTTATAATGTAGCGTATGCAACAATTCTATACAAGAAATTCGGGTTAGATAAAAATGCCATTTATATTTTAATTGGATTGGCATTAACGTTTGTTACGCTTACCATTCCTATTCAATTTAACGGAAACCAAATTACTCTTTTCTGGGCAGCAGAAGTAGTATTACTATTTTGGTTGTCTCAAAAATCTAAAATTGAATCTTTTAAACTAGGTGCAATTATAGTACAAGTTCTATCTATTATTAGCTTGCTTTTAGATTGGGATTTATATGGAAATTCTGAAGAATTATCTGTGATTATTAATCCGGTATTTATAGCTGGTTTTGTAGTTAGTGCTTCTTTATTTTTAACGTATTGGTTGTTAAAGAAAGAAGGAAATATTGTAACTAAATACTTTACCTTAAAAATTAACATTTACAAAACAATTGTATTCATTGCATTTGTACTTGTAACCTATTTTACGGGTGTTTTAGAAACAAACTATCAAGCACATCAGTTTTTAGAAAACACGTCTTCTGCAATATCGTTTCCGGTAACGTATCATTTTGTATTTGTAGCTCTTTTATTATTTTTTACATCAAAATTAAAAAAGAACAACCTAGAAAAAGCAGTTTTATTATTAAGTTGTATTTCTATCTTCTTTTACATTTTAAAGTTTTACAAGTTACCAATAGATGAACTTGCAGAAAACAATGCGTTTTCTTTACATAGTAATTACGCTTTCTATTTACATTATATAATTTTAGCGACTCTAATATATTTTGGCGTTCAATTATTTAAAAAGACCAGTACAATCTTTAACATAAAACCAAAACATGGTAAATGGTTGCCTTGGGTTTTTGTTTTTGCAATTGTATACACCTTAAGTAATGAAGTGATGGTACATGGAATTCATTTTTCTAGTCCTATAGAAACAGTTACCGATATAGAAGCACAAGGAAATGAATATGTAAAACATTCTATTATAGAGAAAAGAATAGACGCAAAACAAGATCAGATAATTAAAATTGGGTATCCTATTTTATGGGGAGTTTTCTCTTTTATATTCTTAATTATCGGAATTAAAAAACAGTGGAAAAACTTACGAATTATAGCACTTTCTTTATTGGGAATAACCATTATAAAGCTATTTGCGTACGATATTAAAAATGTTTCTGAAACAGGTAAAATAATTGCCTTTATATTATTAGGTGTTTTAATATTGATTATTTCGTTTGTGTATCAAAAAATAAAAAAATTAGTAAATGATGAATCTCCAGAAGATGAAAAAATATAG
- a CDS encoding chloride channel protein, translating into MPTTKTIYRKILIWRYKYISEKQFIYILSILVGFLAGFGAVILKNLTHFFQHLLEGNLVRDYHHAFYFLFPIIGLTIVYFIIKYVIRNKVSHGIPSTLYAISKRKGIMKRYQMFGSILTAPITVGFGGSVGLEGPTVATGAAISSNVARLFHLNQTSRTLLIGCASAGALSAIFKAPIAAIIFAIEVFSLDLTIASMMPLLLASLSAIITSRFFFGSDVLLPFKTEDIFTINNIPFYLILATATGLGSIYFTEVYDRIQKLFDKIDSPIKRLLVGGIGLGVLIFLIPPLYGEGFEVINNLIAGNPEEALKNNFMNLDLTNVWVVIMLLIGLVLFKVIASALTFGAGGVGGIFAPTLFMGSLLGNCVAKIINTTGLSSVSESNFTLVGMAGLMAGVLHAPLTAIFLIAELTGGYDLFIPLMLTATISYLIAKFVHPYSVYAMQLGRKGELITHNKDHAVLTLMDIDRVIENNFVPVYSDMDLEGMIKQAVVKSNRNIFPVINKENNKLTGIILLDDLRPIMFDSALYKTVFARDIMQHPPEIIIIGKDKMTDIMKKFKESGAWNLPVVKEGKYIGFISKSKLLTAYRNKLIEVTG; encoded by the coding sequence GTGCCAACAACAAAAACGATATACAGAAAAATATTAATTTGGAGATATAAATACATCTCTGAAAAGCAATTTATATACATACTTAGCATCCTTGTTGGTTTTTTAGCAGGTTTTGGAGCTGTTATTTTAAAAAATTTAACACATTTTTTTCAGCATCTTTTAGAAGGAAATTTAGTGAGAGATTATCACCATGCTTTTTACTTTCTTTTTCCTATTATTGGTTTAACAATTGTATACTTTATTATAAAATATGTTATTAGAAACAAAGTAAGTCACGGTATACCATCAACGCTTTATGCCATTTCTAAACGAAAAGGAATTATGAAACGTTATCAAATGTTTGGTTCTATTTTAACAGCTCCAATTACGGTTGGTTTTGGTGGATCTGTTGGGTTAGAAGGACCTACAGTTGCAACCGGTGCGGCAATTAGCTCTAATGTTGCCAGGTTATTTCATTTAAACCAAACTTCTAGAACCTTATTAATTGGTTGCGCTTCTGCCGGGGCACTTTCTGCTATTTTTAAAGCACCTATTGCTGCTATTATTTTTGCGATAGAGGTTTTTAGTTTAGATTTAACAATTGCATCTATGATGCCTTTACTTTTGGCTTCTTTGTCTGCAATTATTACTTCTCGATTCTTTTTTGGATCTGATGTTTTACTTCCGTTTAAAACAGAAGATATTTTTACCATAAACAACATTCCTTTTTACCTTATTTTAGCTACTGCAACGGGTTTAGGTTCTATCTATTTTACAGAGGTTTATGATAGAATTCAGAAGCTTTTTGATAAAATAGATTCTCCTATAAAACGCTTATTAGTTGGTGGTATTGGTTTAGGTGTTTTAATTTTTTTAATTCCGCCTTTATATGGTGAAGGCTTTGAAGTAATTAATAATTTAATTGCCGGTAACCCAGAAGAAGCTTTAAAAAACAACTTTATGAACTTAGATTTAACTAATGTTTGGGTTGTTATTATGTTATTAATTGGCTTAGTTTTATTTAAAGTTATAGCAAGTGCTTTAACATTTGGAGCAGGTGGTGTTGGTGGTATTTTTGCACCTACTTTATTTATGGGAAGTCTTTTAGGAAATTGTGTTGCTAAAATAATTAATACAACTGGCTTATCTAGTGTTTCTGAAAGCAATTTTACCTTAGTAGGAATGGCTGGTTTAATGGCAGGAGTTTTACATGCTCCATTAACAGCAATCTTTTTAATTGCAGAACTTACAGGCGGTTACGACCTTTTTATTCCGTTAATGTTAACGGCTACAATTTCTTATCTAATAGCTAAATTTGTACATCCGTATTCTGTTTACGCAATGCAGTTAGGTAGAAAAGGAGAGTTAATTACGCATAACAAAGACCATGCTGTATTAACTTTAATGGATATTGATAGAGTTATTGAAAATAATTTTGTGCCTGTATATTCTGATATGGATTTAGAAGGAATGATAAAACAAGCAGTTGTAAAATCTAATAGAAACATATTCCCCGTAATAAATAAAGAAAACAATAAACTAACGGGAATTATTTTATTAGATGATTTAAGACCAATAATGTTTGATAGCGCTTTGTATAAAACTGTTTTTGCAAGAGATATTATGCAACATCCACCAGAAATAATCATAATAGGTAAAGATAAAATGACCGACATTATGAAGAAGTTTAAAGAAAGTGGGGCTTGGAATTTACCTGTTGTTAAAGAAGGAAAATATATTGGTTTTATATCTAAATCTAAACTATTAACAGCCTACAGAAATAAACTGATTGAAGTTACTGGTTAA
- the glpQ gene encoding glycerophosphodiester phosphodiesterase: MKSILLFLIGLLFISCNSLKTETIMNTKIVIAHRGASGYLPEHTIEAKAMAHAMNPDFIEQDLVLSKDDVPIVIHDIYLDDVTDVATRFPDKKRKDNRYYVIDFTFNELKTLKVSERFNPETGKQVYVNRFPKGQGNFKLHSFKEEIEFIQGLNKSTGKNIGIYPEIKDPAFHQKEGKNLTAIVLKILSDYGYTTKADNCILQCFDAKELERIRKELKSSLFLVQLIEFPEEAKQLAHFATYADGIGPWYKQILDKKVAGKWQFTSLVADAHKLGLKVHPYTFRADALDEFISFDEMMKTLLIDANIDGAFTDFPDKVSTFLKNKEIH; encoded by the coding sequence ATGAAATCAATTTTGTTATTTTTGATTGGATTGCTATTCATTTCTTGCAATTCACTTAAAACAGAAACTATTATGAATACAAAAATTGTGATTGCACATAGAGGTGCATCAGGATATTTACCTGAACATACCATAGAAGCAAAGGCAATGGCGCATGCAATGAATCCAGATTTTATAGAGCAAGATTTGGTGTTAAGTAAAGATGATGTTCCTATTGTAATTCATGATATTTATTTGGATGACGTAACGGATGTTGCTACAAGGTTTCCTGATAAAAAAAGAAAAGACAATCGTTATTATGTAATCGATTTTACTTTTAATGAGTTAAAAACCTTAAAAGTGTCTGAACGTTTTAATCCAGAAACGGGCAAACAAGTGTATGTAAACCGTTTTCCGAAAGGGCAAGGAAACTTTAAACTTCATTCTTTTAAAGAAGAAATAGAATTTATACAAGGTTTAAATAAATCGACAGGTAAAAATATCGGAATTTATCCAGAAATTAAAGATCCTGCTTTTCATCAAAAAGAAGGAAAAAATTTAACTGCAATTGTTTTAAAAATACTTTCTGATTATGGGTACACTACAAAAGCAGACAATTGTATTCTACAATGTTTTGATGCCAAAGAATTAGAAAGGATTCGGAAAGAATTAAAATCATCATTATTTTTAGTTCAGTTAATAGAATTCCCCGAAGAAGCAAAACAGTTAGCACATTTTGCAACTTATGCAGATGGAATAGGACCTTGGTACAAACAAATATTAGATAAAAAAGTAGCTGGTAAATGGCAGTTTACGAGCTTAGTTGCTGATGCACATAAACTCGGTTTAAAAGTACATCCTTATACATTTAGGGCAGATGCTTTAGATGAATTTATTAGTTTTGATGAAATGATGAAAACCCTTTTAATTGATGCAAATATTGATGGCGCTTTTACAGATTTTCCTGATAAAGTTTCTACATTCTTAAAAAATAAAGAAATACATTAA
- a CDS encoding metal-dependent hydrolase: protein MASVFGHAVAAIAIGSSFSKPFKSIKFWLICIGCAVVPDLDLIGFNFGISYSSFWGHRGFSHSIVFALLVGFFFSLIFYYPLFKADYKKVILLILCFFLCTVSHSLLDALTTGGKGVALFSPFDNTRYFFPWKVIKVSPIGISKFFSQRGINVLISELKWIGIPSLVYVVGIKFFTKKE from the coding sequence ATGGCTTCAGTATTTGGGCATGCTGTTGCTGCTATAGCAATCGGTTCTTCGTTTTCTAAACCTTTTAAATCAATAAAATTTTGGTTAATTTGTATAGGGTGTGCAGTTGTACCAGATTTAGATCTTATAGGCTTTAACTTTGGTATTTCTTACAGTTCTTTTTGGGGGCACCGAGGATTTTCTCACTCCATCGTTTTTGCACTTTTAGTAGGTTTTTTCTTTTCACTAATTTTTTATTACCCGCTTTTTAAGGCGGATTACAAAAAGGTTATTTTATTGATTCTTTGTTTCTTTTTATGTACCGTTTCTCACAGTCTTTTAGATGCATTAACTACAGGAGGAAAAGGAGTTGCGTTATTTAGTCCTTTTGATAATACACGTTACTTTTTTCCTTGGAAGGTTATAAAAGTATCGCCTATCGGAATCTCAAAGTTTTTCTCTCAAAGAGGAATAAACGTACTAATAAGCGAATTAAAATGGATTGGAATACCAAGTTTAGTTTATGTAGTTGGAATAAAATTTTTTACCAAAAAAGAATAA
- a CDS encoding endonuclease/exonuclease/phosphatase family protein — protein MGSFFSSSKKSKDIFTIGFYNVENLFDTVDDPKTFDDDFTTNGKNHWNNKRYRDKIKKLGSVISQLGNEQSYYAPAIVGLVEVENAKVVRDLVNSKDLRNHHYGFVHYDSPDDRGIDVALLYNKQLFELLGSEHFPLYLEDDEGKRDYTRDVLVVYGKLNGELVHILVNHWPSRREGTEESEYKRVEAAKLASTIVEVIQAKNFDAKILIMGDFNDDPTSKSVKEYLVTEDFYNPMEKILDRDSVGSLTYEGKWNLFDQIIISKNFLEKKEGKLYFEHAAVFNKKWLKIFKGKLKGSPFRTYIGPWYQGGFSDHFPVYVFFKKNK, from the coding sequence ATGGGTTCATTTTTTTCATCATCAAAAAAAAGTAAAGATATTTTTACGATAGGTTTTTATAACGTAGAAAATTTATTTGATACTGTAGATGACCCAAAAACGTTTGATGATGATTTTACCACAAACGGAAAAAATCATTGGAACAACAAAAGGTATCGAGATAAAATTAAAAAATTAGGATCTGTAATTTCTCAATTAGGGAATGAGCAGTCTTACTATGCGCCAGCAATTGTTGGTTTGGTAGAGGTAGAAAATGCCAAAGTAGTAAGAGATTTGGTGAATTCTAAAGATTTAAGAAATCATCATTACGGCTTTGTACACTATGATTCTCCGGATGATAGAGGAATTGATGTTGCGCTTTTATACAATAAGCAATTATTTGAATTGTTAGGATCAGAGCATTTTCCGTTATATTTAGAGGATGATGAAGGCAAAAGGGATTATACACGAGATGTTTTAGTCGTTTACGGAAAATTAAATGGCGAATTGGTTCATATTTTGGTAAATCACTGGCCATCTAGAAGAGAAGGAACGGAAGAGTCTGAATACAAACGTGTGGAAGCAGCAAAATTAGCAAGTACTATTGTAGAGGTTATTCAGGCTAAAAACTTTGATGCAAAAATTTTAATAATGGGTGATTTTAATGACGACCCAACCAGTAAAAGTGTGAAAGAATATTTAGTGACAGAAGATTTTTACAACCCTATGGAAAAAATTTTGGATAGGGATTCAGTTGGTTCTTTAACTTATGAAGGAAAGTGGAATTTATTTGATCAAATTATTATTTCTAAAAATTTCTTAGAGAAAAAAGAAGGAAAATTATACTTTGAGCATGCTGCTGTTTTTAACAAAAAATGGTTAAAGATATTTAAAGGGAAATTAAAAGGAAGTCCGTTTAGAACCTATATTGGTCCATGGTATCAAGGTGGTTTTTCAGACCATTTTCCGGTATATGTATTTTTTAAAAAGAATAAATAA
- the hflX gene encoding GTPase HflX, translating to MIDEREVISEKAVLIGIISQQQNEIQSTEYLDELEFLTLTAGGVAVKRFVQKMEKPNPKTFLGIGKLEEVSSYIEANNIGTAIFDDELSPAQIRNIEKVLDCKILDRTNLILDIFAQRAQTSSAKTQVELAQCQYLLPRLTRLWTHLDKQKGGIGMRGPGETEIETDRRIIRDKIFLLKKKLQTIDKQMGVQRKNRGKMVRVALVGYTNVGKSTLMNVISKSDVFAENKLFATLDTTVRKVVIKNIPFLLTDTVGFIRKLPTQLVESFKSTLDEVREADLLLHVVDISHPNFEDHIASVNTILADIKCADKPTLMVFNKIDAYSHETIDEDDIVTEREKKHYTLQDWEKTWMNDYEVESIFISALNKDNLEDFKERAYEEIKKIHIKRFPYNDFLYYEYKEEE from the coding sequence ATGATAGACGAACGCGAAGTTATTTCTGAAAAAGCAGTTTTAATTGGTATTATTTCTCAGCAACAAAACGAAATTCAATCTACAGAGTATTTAGATGAATTAGAGTTTTTAACGTTGACTGCAGGTGGAGTTGCCGTAAAACGTTTTGTTCAAAAAATGGAAAAACCAAACCCTAAAACGTTTTTAGGTATTGGTAAGTTAGAAGAAGTTAGTAGTTATATAGAAGCCAATAATATTGGTACTGCTATTTTTGATGATGAATTATCTCCTGCTCAAATACGTAATATTGAGAAGGTTTTAGATTGTAAAATTTTAGATAGAACCAACCTTATACTAGATATTTTTGCACAAAGAGCACAAACTAGTTCTGCAAAAACACAAGTAGAATTGGCACAATGCCAATATTTACTACCACGTTTAACAAGACTTTGGACGCACCTTGACAAGCAAAAAGGTGGTATTGGAATGCGTGGACCTGGTGAAACTGAAATAGAAACAGATAGACGTATTATTCGTGATAAAATTTTTCTTTTAAAGAAAAAACTACAAACTATTGACAAACAAATGGGTGTGCAACGTAAAAACCGTGGTAAGATGGTTAGAGTTGCCTTAGTAGGTTATACCAATGTTGGTAAATCTACCTTGATGAATGTAATTAGTAAAAGTGATGTTTTTGCAGAAAATAAACTATTTGCAACCTTAGATACTACCGTTAGAAAAGTAGTTATTAAAAACATTCCTTTCTTATTAACAGATACTGTTGGTTTTATTAGAAAGCTACCTACACAATTGGTAGAATCTTTTAAATCTACTTTAGATGAAGTACGTGAAGCAGATTTATTATTACATGTTGTAGATATTTCTCATCCTAATTTTGAAGATCATATTGCCTCTGTAAACACTATTCTAGCGGATATTAAATGTGCAGACAAACCAACTTTAATGGTTTTTAATAAGATTGATGCCTATTCTCATGAAACCATTGATGAAGATGATATTGTAACAGAAAGAGAGAAAAAACATTACACCTTACAAGATTGGGAAAAAACTTGGATGAATGATTATGAAGTAGAATCTATCTTTATTTCAGCTTTAAACAAAGACAACTTAGAAGATTTTAAAGAAAGAGCCTACGAAGAAATAAAGAAAATTCATATTAAACGTTTTCCTTATAATGACTTTTTGTATTACGAATACAAGGAAGAAGAATAA
- a CDS encoding VIT1/CCC1 transporter family protein has product MDEKPEKLNEYLDNHYIHKSNWLRAAVLGANDGILSTASLAIGVAAASDLRAPIILATLAGLVAGALSMAAGEYVSVSSQTDIETADIERERIELEEMPELELQMLANIYEERGLKKETALIVAKELTEKDALAAHVRDELGINEVSKANPIQAAIASGAAFTVGGLLPFLVTFFIPLKSMEYAIYGSAIIFLMILGALAAKAGGSNITKAVLRITFWGTIAMGLTALVGYLFNVNIA; this is encoded by the coding sequence ATGGATGAGAAACCAGAAAAATTAAATGAATATTTAGACAATCATTATATACACAAAAGTAATTGGTTAAGAGCTGCTGTACTTGGTGCAAATGACGGAATATTGTCTACCGCAAGTTTGGCAATAGGAGTTGCAGCTGCTTCAGATTTAAGAGCGCCTATTATTTTAGCAACTTTAGCTGGTTTGGTTGCTGGAGCATTGTCTATGGCAGCCGGAGAATATGTTTCTGTAAGCTCACAAACAGATATTGAAACTGCCGATATTGAAAGAGAAAGGATAGAGTTAGAAGAAATGCCAGAATTAGAATTACAAATGTTGGCAAATATTTATGAAGAAAGAGGTCTTAAAAAAGAAACGGCTTTAATTGTAGCCAAAGAACTAACTGAAAAAGACGCCTTAGCAGCACATGTTAGAGATGAACTAGGTATTAACGAGGTAAGTAAAGCAAATCCTATTCAGGCAGCAATAGCCTCTGGAGCTGCATTTACCGTTGGCGGATTACTACCTTTTTTAGTAACCTTTTTTATACCTTTAAAAAGCATGGAATATGCTATTTATGGTTCTGCAATTATCTTTTTAATGATTTTAGGAGCATTGGCCGCTAAAGCAGGTGGTTCTAATATTACAAAAGCTGTTTTAAGAATTACTTTCTGGGGAACCATCGCTATGGGACTAACTGCTTTGGTTGGGTATTTATTTAATGTTAATATCGCATAA
- a CDS encoding CNNM domain-containing protein translates to MTLLIIFATISIFFSFLCSILEAVLLSITPTFINLKKNEGHAFATELEILKKDVDKPLIAILTINTIAHTVGAILVGVQAKVAYAEMYGTSVKTIFGIKLTEDVMVGVVSTIMTILILVASEIIPKTIGATYWKQLANFTSKALKIMIFPLKWTGFLWVLQLTTKLIGGKGHGSVLSREGFLVMTDMAEKDGVFHENESKVIRNLLGFKEIKVNDVMTPRSVLEIADESQTIQSFYNDHKNLRFSRIPVFAENIDEITGYFLKDNLLEAMINGKGKNTLASIKREIIVTNRELSIANLFDKLIKEKEHIALVVDEYGSVSGIVSQEDVIETLLGLEIMDESDSVADLQAHARKSWENRAKRMGIIDDKKEE, encoded by the coding sequence ATGACATTATTAATTATTTTCGCTACGATTTCTATTTTCTTTTCATTCTTATGTTCAATCTTAGAAGCGGTGTTGTTAAGTATTACACCAACTTTTATCAATCTTAAAAAAAATGAAGGGCATGCATTTGCTACTGAATTAGAAATACTAAAAAAGGATGTAGACAAACCTTTAATTGCAATCTTAACAATTAATACTATTGCACATACAGTTGGGGCAATTTTGGTAGGTGTACAAGCTAAAGTAGCCTATGCAGAAATGTATGGGACATCTGTAAAAACTATTTTCGGTATTAAATTAACAGAAGATGTTATGGTAGGTGTGGTTTCTACCATAATGACTATTTTAATTCTTGTAGCTTCAGAGATTATACCAAAAACAATAGGAGCAACGTATTGGAAACAGTTGGCTAATTTTACTTCTAAGGCTTTAAAAATTATGATTTTCCCATTAAAATGGACAGGTTTTTTATGGGTTTTACAACTTACAACAAAATTAATAGGAGGTAAAGGGCACGGAAGTGTTTTAAGTAGAGAGGGCTTTTTAGTAATGACCGATATGGCTGAAAAAGATGGGGTTTTTCATGAAAATGAAAGTAAGGTTATTAGAAATTTATTAGGTTTTAAAGAGATAAAGGTAAACGATGTAATGACACCAAGATCTGTTTTAGAAATTGCAGATGAAAGTCAGACCATACAATCTTTTTATAACGATCATAAAAACTTGCGTTTTTCTAGGATTCCTGTTTTTGCAGAAAATATTGATGAAATTACAGGGTATTTTCTAAAAGATAATTTATTAGAAGCAATGATTAATGGAAAAGGTAAAAATACTTTGGCTTCTATAAAAAGAGAAATTATAGTTACAAATAGAGAGTTATCGATTGCTAATTTATTTGATAAATTAATAAAAGAAAAAGAGCATATTGCGTTGGTTGTAGATGAATATGGTTCTGTAAGCGGAATTGTTTCTCAAGAAGATGTTATAGAAACGTTGCTAGGTTTAGAAATTATGGACGAAAGTGATTCTGTTGCAGATTTACAAGCTCATGCTAGAAAGTCTTGGGAAAACCGTGCTAAAAGAATGGGTATTATAGACGATAAAAAAGAGGAATAG
- a CDS encoding DUF3078 domain-containing protein — protein sequence MKKLSILLLLVFISFSVNGQTAEELKKEQAPKKAQIAKLQGEVKALQAKIDALPGWRKGAFGTVGGSLSGFNNWYSKSAANSSAGNIGITVNGFANLIEEDFFWRNSGSINLGWVKLDDKDDPSDNGSFEAATDVFTISSLYGKRLNKKWALSGLAEYRTTIIENFNNPGYLDFGVGATWTPTDNLVVVMHPGNYNFVFSNGESVFESSLGAKIVADYTKKYGKLSVKSNLSIFQSYEDADLSNWTWTNSFGYTIWKGIGVGLEVGLRDNKQEALNYLQTRDINPIPSATFDTVDNKLQTYWLFGMSYAF from the coding sequence ATGAAAAAATTATCAATCTTACTATTATTGGTATTCATTAGTTTTTCTGTGAATGGACAAACAGCAGAAGAGTTAAAAAAAGAACAAGCTCCTAAAAAAGCACAAATTGCTAAATTACAAGGAGAAGTAAAAGCTTTACAAGCAAAAATTGATGCACTTCCAGGATGGAGAAAAGGTGCTTTTGGTACCGTTGGTGGTAGTCTTTCTGGTTTTAATAACTGGTATTCTAAATCTGCTGCAAACTCATCTGCAGGTAACATTGGTATTACTGTAAATGGTTTTGCTAATTTAATTGAAGAAGATTTTTTCTGGAGAAACTCTGGATCTATTAATTTAGGCTGGGTAAAGTTAGATGATAAAGATGACCCAAGTGATAATGGATCTTTTGAAGCTGCTACAGATGTATTTACTATTAGCTCTTTATATGGTAAAAGATTAAACAAAAAGTGGGCACTTTCTGGTTTAGCAGAATACAGAACTACTATTATAGAAAACTTTAATAACCCAGGTTATTTAGACTTTGGTGTTGGTGCTACTTGGACGCCTACAGACAACTTAGTTGTTGTAATGCACCCAGGAAACTACAATTTTGTTTTTAGTAATGGAGAAAGTGTTTTTGAATCTTCTTTAGGGGCAAAAATTGTTGCAGATTACACTAAAAAATACGGTAAATTAAGTGTAAAATCTAACTTATCTATCTTTCAAAGCTATGAAGATGCAGATTTATCTAACTGGACTTGGACAAACTCTTTTGGTTACACAATCTGGAAAGGAATTGGTGTAGGTTTAGAAGTTGGTTTACGTGATAATAAACAAGAAGCTTTAAACTATTTACAAACAAGAGATATAAATCCGATTCCTTCGGCAACTTTTGATACTGTAGATAATAAGTTACAAACTTACTGGTTATTTGGTATGAGCTATGCTTTTTAA